A segment of the Gemmatimonadota bacterium genome:
GCCACTCCAGGTGCGGCTGCTCCTGAGCGTTCAGTTCGCGGAACACCACCGTCTTGGCTGCGTCGATCTCATTCTGCGTGATCCAGGGGCTCGCGGTGAGCTCGAAGATGTCCAGCCCGCGCGCGATCTCGGAACTCACGATCAGTCCGTTGTACCAGTACACGGACCACGATCCACCCATGGTCATGCGCTCGGCGTTGACGGGACCACGGTCATGGAACGCGATCTCCACCGGATGGCTCGGATCCGTCCAATCGAACACCGAGATGCCACCCTGATACCAGCCCTGCACCATCACTTCACGGCCGGGGATGGGGATGAGCGACCCGTTGTGCGCCACGCAGTTCTCCAGCGGCGTCTGCGGGGCAGGCATCTTGTAGTAGCTCTTGAACTGCATCTTGTTGTTCTCGAGCGTGAAGATCGCGTTCGCGCCCCACTCGTACTTGTCGGTCGGGCGGCAACGCGGCTGGCTCCCGCCTCCCCACTCGTCCGTGAAGAGGATCTTGGAGCCGTCGTTCGAAAACGTGGCCGAGTGCCAGAACGAGAAGTTCGAGTCGGCCACCGCGTCGATCCTGCGCGGGTTGGCCACATCCGTGATGTCGAGGAGGAGACCGTAGCCGCCGCAGGCCCCACCGGCACGCCCGATGGCCGGATAGACGGTGATGTCATGGCATTGTGTGGGCCCGGTGCGCGGACGCGCCGGCCCCGGCCGCTGCGGGCGCTGCGCCCGCCGTGCCTCGGCCTCCGGATCCGGCGGCTCCGCGTGCCGCGGGGGCGCGTCCAGGTCGTTGAAGATGCGGGGCGAGCTGACGATGGCCGCCGCGGCCGGATTGGCCAGGGGCACGCGGATCACCTCGATGCGGAACAGTGCCGAGTTGGGGTCCTCGTCCGGAGTCAGAGCGGAGCAGCCCGGCAACTCACTGGGTGAGCGCACACCGGCCGACCCGGAGATGTAGATGTAGACATTGTTGCGGTCTTTGGGGTCCGACACCACGGTGTGCGTGTGTGAGCCGCGGCAGGTCTGCACGTTGGTCAGGTACCTGGGACTCCGGATGTCGCTGATGTCGAAGATGCGGATCCCGCGCACGCGATCGTGGCTGACCGTGTCCGGCACGCCGCCGGTGCCGCAGTCCAGGCGACCCGTCAGACCCTCCGCAGACACGAACAGAAGGTTGCCGTACACGGAGACGTCACTCTGGGACGCCGGACAAAGGTAGTCCTTCACGAGGGTGGGACGCTGCGGGTTGGAGATGTCCCACACCATGACGCCGTTGTAGTTGCCCTGGATGGCGTAGTTGCCTTTGAAGGCCAGGTCGGAGTTGGTGACCCCGAAGAAGCCTTCGGGGGAGGGCGTGGTGGAGATCAACTCCAGGTTCCACGCCGCCTGGGCTGCATCCAGCAGACCGGCCTCCAACCCGACGCGCGGATCGGGGCTGGGTGGACGGACCGACGTCATGGCCATGGGCGCGGGACCCGAGCCTGCCATCGACGACATCGAGGGCGACGTGGCGCAGGCAGCCACATACAGCAGCCCGGCCGCCAGCGTAGCGGCCAGGAGTGGGAGGCGCGCAGACGATGCCCCCCTGGAGTCGAGCGTTGGGTCAGGATTCACGAGTGTGGTCCGGTGAAGGTGTGTACTGTCCAGCGTCAGGACGGGGGTCTGCGGGATCAGGGCATCGCGTCCAGCATGGTGTGCATGCGTTCGATCTCGGTGGTCTGGTCCGCGTAGATGTCGGAAGCCAATCGAAACACGGTCTCGTCCTGTCCGCCCCCGTAGGAGGCGAAGAGGTCGTCCACCATCACGATCGCGCCTTCGTGGTGTTGGATCATGTAGGTGAGGAACAACCGGTCGAACTCCCCACCGCGCGCGGCGTCCAGCTTCTGCAGTTGCGCCTCATCCAGCATGCCGGGCATCTGCATGGATGGATCCATCGCATGCATCATGTGCTCGGGTGAGACGTCGGGCACGGGCTGACCACGGTCTGCCAGCCAGTTCGACATCACGCGGATTTCGTCCTGCTGTCCCACCACGATACGTTCGCAGAAGCGTTGCAGCGCGTCGGAGGCCTGATGCGAAGGTGCCCAACCGGCGATCAGCACCGCTTGCGCGTGATGGTGGATCATGCCGGACATGAAGCGCACGTCCGCATCGTTGACGGGTGGCCTGGGAGCGCGGGCCATTCGTGCTTCGGCCTCCGCAGCAGACATCGGCGGCCGCACCCCACCACCACCGGCGCAGGCGGTAGCCAGCAGCCCCATGGCCACCCCCGTCCACGCCAACCATGGACTTCGCATGACGTCCCCCCTGCGTGCAAGCTCGATCGCCGGAGAGAGTAGTCACCTCCGCGCGCCCCGGCCACGATCTTACGGGCCCCTGGCCGGCCTTGGAAAGCGACCCCCGCAAGGCCCTGCGCGAAAACGCTCCGCCGGCGCTACCTTGGTGAGCCCGCGCCGAGGGCGTCGATGCGAACCCACTCACAGGATCTACGATGCGGCATCCCTACCTCCTGGCGGCCCTGGCCACCGTCGCGCTGCTGCCCGCGGGAGCGTCCGCCCAGCACATGGACCACGCCGCCCACGCCCAGACCATGGGGCGGCTGAATCCGATGATCACCCTGATGGAGCAGGGCAAGCCCGTGTTCGGTCTGTACGCGCCAGCCGCGCGGCCCCGCGGCGCCTCCCCGGACACGCCGGGCAAGTCACCCGCCGAGCTGGCAGCCGAGACGCTGGGCTTCCCGCGCAGCGACTTCGTATTCGACGGCTCGATGGAGTACGGAGTCGAACAGGGTCTGCCCCCGTTCAAGGCGTTCGTGGCGGCTCTGCAGGCAGCCGGAGCCACGACGCGAACGAGCCCACTCGTGGTCAAGATGACCGAGATCGCGCCGGATCCTGCGGCTGCGCAGCGCTACATCGCCCAGCAGCTCAACACCGGAGTCTCGACCATCATGTTCGTGGGAGTCGAGAGCGCTGACGAAGTCCGAACCGGACTGGCGGCGATGCGCTTCCGCTCGCACGGGGGTACGCGCCCGGACGACATCGGCGCTGCACCCGCCTACTGGGGCGTCAGCGAGAGCGAGTATCGGGCAAAGGCGGACCTGTGGCCGCTGAACCCCGAGGGCGAGCTGGTCAACTGGACGATCGTGGAGAGCAAGGAAGGGCTCGCGCACGTGCGGGAGATCGCAGCCGTGGAAGGCATCGGCGTGTTGTGGCCGGGTGCGGGCACACTCCGGCAGGTGTTCTCCTCGACCGATGCCAACGGACAACGCGTGCTCGACGCCGAAGCCTGGGAGAACGCGATCCAGACGGTGCTGGCCGCCTGCAAGGAGTTCGAGGTCCCCTGCGGGTACCCGGCCAATGCTGATGACATCGAGATGCGCATGGCTCAAGGCTTCAGCGTGTTCGTGATGGGGTGGGGCGAGCGCGGCTTCGAGACCATCGACATCGGCCGGCGCGCCTCCGGTCGGTAGCGGTCGGGGACGGCCGATGCCTCCCCGCCCTCACGAGGGCGCGCCGAGCCACCGGCGCGTCCTCGTTCTCGTTCTGGCGCTCGTGGCCCTCACCGCACTGGCGGCCTCCGACCGCGCTCACACCTTGGCCCTGGACGCCGTCCGCATCGGCGAAGGGCTGATCGGGCGCCATCCCTCGGCGGGCATCGTCGCTTTCGTGGTGCTTTCAGCGGCGTCGGCCATGCTGGCCTTCTTCTCCACCGTACCACTGGTACCGGTCG
Coding sequences within it:
- a CDS encoding DUF305 domain-containing protein gives rise to the protein MRSPWLAWTGVAMGLLATACAGGGGVRPPMSAAEAEARMARAPRPPVNDADVRFMSGMIHHHAQAVLIAGWAPSHQASDALQRFCERIVVGQQDEIRVMSNWLADRGQPVPDVSPEHMMHAMDPSMQMPGMLDEAQLQKLDAARGGEFDRLFLTYMIQHHEGAIVMVDDLFASYGGGQDETVFRLASDIYADQTTEIERMHTMLDAMP
- a CDS encoding aldolase/citrate lyase family protein, which gives rise to MRHPYLLAALATVALLPAGASAQHMDHAAHAQTMGRLNPMITLMEQGKPVFGLYAPAARPRGASPDTPGKSPAELAAETLGFPRSDFVFDGSMEYGVEQGLPPFKAFVAALQAAGATTRTSPLVVKMTEIAPDPAAAQRYIAQQLNTGVSTIMFVGVESADEVRTGLAAMRFRSHGGTRPDDIGAAPAYWGVSESEYRAKADLWPLNPEGELVNWTIVESKEGLAHVREIAAVEGIGVLWPGAGTLRQVFSSTDANGQRVLDAEAWENAIQTVLAACKEFEVPCGYPANADDIEMRMAQGFSVFVMGWGERGFETIDIGRRASGR